The segment TGCAGGTGGCCGATAACGCGGCTAATTATTCAAAACATACGGATTTACGCACTGCTGTGGTCTATGGTGGTGTTGATATGAAAGAGCAGGTGCAAGTCTTACGTAATGGCGTAGAGATCTTGATTGCTACGCCAGGCCGATTGCTAGATCACATTGGTTCCAAGGTGGCCAACCTGTCACAAGTAGAGTTACTGGTGCTAGATGAGGCAGACCGCATGCTCGACATGGGCTTCTTGCCTGACTTGCAGCGCATCATCAATTTGATTCCGGCGCAACGCCAAACCTTATTATTTTCTGCGACCTTCTCGCCAGAGATTAAGAAATTAGCGCAAAGCTATTTGCGCTCTCCGGTAACGGTAGAAGTGGCACGACAAAATGCCGCGGCTGATACAGTGAAGCAGGTAGTACATTTGGTAAATTCAATGGATAAGCAACGTGCGATTGTGAAGGTCTTGGAGAATCGTACTCGTCAAGGCTTGTCACGTCAGTGCATCATCTTTACCAATAGCCGTCTTGGTTGCGCAAAATTAGCACGCGCCCTAGAGCGTGATGGCATCAAGGCTGGCGCGATTCATGGTGACAAGAGTCAGGGTGAACGCACCTTAACTCTAGAAGCGTTTAAGTCAGGTGCAATTGAAGCTTTAGTAGCAACTGACGTTGCAGCGCGTGGCTTGGATATTCCCGATATGCCATGCGTGATTAATCATGAGTTGCCATTTAATGCTGAAGACTTTATTCATCGCATTGGTCGTACGGGTCGCGCAGGTAGTAAAGGCGATGCGATTGCCCTAGTTGACGACAGTGAAAAGCGTTTGCTCGATGATATTGAGAAATTAATGAAGCGCAAACTAGAAGTGGCTCCATTGCCTGATGTGAAATCCACCCCAGGGCAAATCACAGACCCGTTCTTCTACAAACCTTATGAACCAGGCGGTGCACTAAAATCCGCAAATGCAGATTCGGCACAAGCAACTCAGTTGCCGGACGTAAAAAAGGCAGGCATCACTCCTGCTAAGCCTGCTGTGGGTGCATTGCTAGGTGGCTTTAAGAAAAAATAGATTACCTAATATTTAGGCGTGCAAGTTTCAGCGCACTTGTAGGTGCATTTAGCCGGACATCCACAAGTTTTTTAAAGCCGTTTAAGCATGGACGATAATTCTCATGCCTAAGGCGCCAATAACTTTCGATACCGTATTAAAACGGGGTTTGGTGTTCGGCTTAAGGGCTTTGTATAAAGCTTCTCTTGTAATTCCGCTTGATTTAGATATTTCCGCCATACCTTTCGCTCTAGCAATATGTCCTAAGGCGGCTGCTAATTCAGCATCATCGCCATCAGCAATCACTTGATTTAAATACTCGGTCATCGCACGTTTACTTTTGAGATGTCGAGTAATATCAAATTCAGTTAAATCACTAATTTTTATTTTCTTGCTTACTTTAGTAGCTTTCATTTAATCCTCCAATTGCTTCGCTAACCTTTTTGCGGCTTTAATATCATTAGATTGACTTGACTTGTCTCCACCGCCTAGCATCACAATAATCGTTTTACCTCTTAATACGTAATACATTCGCCATCCAGGGCCAAACTTTTCACGCATTTCATAAATGCCATCACTGAGAGCCTTAATATCTCCTAAGTTTCCTAATCTAGCTCTATCCAGTCTTCTAGCCAGTCGAATCCGAGTTGAAAGATCTTTAAGGTTATCCAGCCACTCAAGGAAATTATCAGTCTCAAAAACTCTATACATTAGTCATTGTATTCGATCGATTACAATAAGTCAAGTAGTATTGCTTCTCCAAGCTTTAGTGGCGGCGAACAACCACCCTGCAATAGTGGTATCCCTATCAGGCAAGCCATGTAAGCCAAGGTGTTTTGCGGCTTTGCGAAGTTCGGTAAGCGCACTTTTCTCATTTTCAGTATTGATTGAGCTGGCTAGCGTTTGCTTGCTGAGCTTTTCGCCATGCTCATCTAGTACTAGAGTAAGGTGGCGGTAGCTTGGGGTTGAGTAGCCCAATTGATTTTGTAGATAGATTTGCCTAGCGGTGTTATTTAGCAAGTCTTGGCCACGAACAATATGGGTGATACCTTGCTGTGCATCGTCAACAACGACTGCGAGTTGATAAGTAAATAAGTCATCGTTTCTGCGTAAAACAAAATCACCCACTTCATGATTGAGGTCTTGACTCTGCATTCCGAGGGAAAGATCTTCAAACTGAATTTGGCAATTTTCAGGAAGGGCGATACGCCATGCTTTTTTGGTTTCGCCTAACAATTCATCTGAATAGGGGGTGATCTGTGACGGTCTACAAGTTCTTGGATAAACCATCTCTTGATTGCGTGGAGTATGAATACCCGCTGCTGCCAAGGTATTGGCGATTGTCTGCCTTGAGCAAGAGCATGAATATAGTTTGCCAAGCCCATTAAGGCGCTGAAAAGCGGCTTGGTAGAGCTCTTGCCGTCTAGATTGATAACTGGGCTCCTCGTCCCAAAAAAGGCCGCAAGCGCGCAATTGAGCCTGTATCTGAATGTCAGCCCCTGGTACGCATCTAGGGGTATCAATATCCTCGATTCTGAGGAGCCATTGACCCCCATTTGCACGGGCATCTAACCAACCTCCAAGGGCGGCAACTAGCGATCCGGCATGAAGTGGCCCTGTTGGCGAAGGGGCAAATCGCCCACGATAGCCGTCGGCTGGGGGTGAGGGGTTTTTGAGCTTGGACACAGCTAAAATCATCTCATGGCTTCACCCCGTTTTGTACATCTTCGCGTCCATTCTGAGTTTTCCATCACGGATGGGACGGTGCGCATCGACGATGCGGTGGCTGCGGCAGTCAAAGATGAGATGGGTGCTCTGGCAATTACGGATCTGAGCAATTTATTTGGTTTGGTACGTTTCTATACTGCTGCCCGTTCTGGGGGTGTAAAGCCAATCGCTGGAGCTGACGTATGGGTAAGCAATCCACAAGATCAAGATCAGCCTCATCGACTCCTATTGCTGGTGCAAAACCATTCTGGCTACTTAAATCTGTGCCAGCTTCTATCCAGAGCTTCTTTGGACAATCAAAATCGTGGTCGCGCTGAAATTGATTTGTCATGGTTTAGTGACCCAGCCGCAAAAGCGGAAGATAAGGCTGCGAAGAAAACACTTGCTTATGGATTGATCGCGCTTTCAGGTGCGCGCATGGGCGAAGTGGGTACGGCATTGCTAGCAGGCCAAGAAGAGCAGGCTAAAAAGGCTATTAAACGCTTTCAGAAAATATTCCCCAATGCTTTTTATATTGAAGTGCAACGTGGCGGACACCCCCAAGATGAAAGACAACTCCAGTTAGCTTGTCACTTAGCGAGTCAGCTAGATCTGCCGGTAGTGGCAACCCATCCAGTGCAATTTATGCAAAAGAGCGACTTCATTGCGCATGAGGCGCGAGTCTGTATCGCTGAAGGTGAGTTGCTCGGTAATCCACGTCGTCAAAAGAAATTTAATGAAGAGCAGTATTTCCTGACACAAGAGGAAATGGAAAAACGTTTCGCTGATTTGCCGGTAGCACTGGCTAACTCTGTAGAGATTGCGAAGCGATGCAACTTATCTCTAGTCTTAGGCCAGCCGCGTTTACCAGATTTCCCAACGCCTCCCGGCATTACTCTGGATGAATACCTCTTAGCTCAATCCGAGATTGGACTTGAGCGTCACATGGAGCGCAATTTTCCAGATCCGGAAGAGCGCGCCAAAGAAATGCCGCGCTATCGTGAGCGACTGTTGTTTGAAGTCAAAACGATTGCACAAATGGGTTTCCCAGGCTATTTTTTGATTGTGGCCGACTTCATTAACTGGGCAAAAAATAATGGCGTACCAGTAGGGCCTGGTCGTGGTTCTGGTGCAGGATCTTTGGTGGCTTACTCATTAGGCATTACCGATCTTGACCCACTTCGTTACAACTTACTCTTCGAACGCTTCCTAAATCCAGAGCGGGTATCGATGCCCGACTTTGATATTGACTTCTGCCAGCATGGACGCGATCGCGTGATTCAGTACGTGAAGGATAAGTACGGCAAGGACGCGGTGAGTCAGATTGCGACTTTCGGTACCATGGCTGCGCGTGCGGCGATTCGAGATGTGGGTCGAGTTTTAGAGCAGGGCTATAACTTCGTTGACGGCATTGCAAAGCTGGTGCCGAATAAGCCAGGTCAATACATGACCATTGATATGGCCAAGAAGGAAGAGAAGCAGTTAGCCGAGCGCGAGAAAAATGAAGATGAAGTTCGTCAGCTACTTTCATTAGCAGAGCAATTAGAGGGCA is part of the Polynucleobacter tropicus genome and harbors:
- the gluQRS gene encoding tRNA glutamyl-Q(34) synthetase GluQRS, coding for MILAVSKLKNPSPPADGYRGRFAPSPTGPLHAGSLVAALGGWLDARANGGQWLLRIEDIDTPRCVPGADIQIQAQLRACGLFWDEEPSYQSRRQELYQAAFQRLNGLGKLYSCSCSRQTIANTLAAAGIHTPRNQEMVYPRTCRPSQITPYSDELLGETKKAWRIALPENCQIQFEDLSLGMQSQDLNHEVGDFVLRRNDDLFTYQLAVVVDDAQQGITHIVRGQDLLNNTARQIYLQNQLGYSTPSYRHLTLVLDEHGEKLSKQTLASSINTENEKSALTELRKAAKHLGLHGLPDRDTTIAGWLFAATKAWRSNTT
- a CDS encoding addiction module antidote protein; amino-acid sequence: MKATKVSKKIKISDLTEFDITRHLKSKRAMTEYLNQVIADGDDAELAAALGHIARAKGMAEISKSSGITREALYKALKPNTKPRFNTVSKVIGALGMRIIVHA
- a CDS encoding DEAD/DEAH box helicase; its protein translation is MTNTATDNNSSTGSGAAPAASPTATITFADFGLDPLIQKAVAEQGYNNPTPIQAQSIPHVLAGSDLMGAAQTGTGKTAAFVLPIIQKILRHASNSASPARHPIRALVLTPTRELAVQVADNAANYSKHTDLRTAVVYGGVDMKEQVQVLRNGVEILIATPGRLLDHIGSKVANLSQVELLVLDEADRMLDMGFLPDLQRIINLIPAQRQTLLFSATFSPEIKKLAQSYLRSPVTVEVARQNAAADTVKQVVHLVNSMDKQRAIVKVLENRTRQGLSRQCIIFTNSRLGCAKLARALERDGIKAGAIHGDKSQGERTLTLEAFKSGAIEALVATDVAARGLDIPDMPCVINHELPFNAEDFIHRIGRTGRAGSKGDAIALVDDSEKRLLDDIEKLMKRKLEVAPLPDVKSTPGQITDPFFYKPYEPGGALKSANADSAQATQLPDVKKAGITPAKPAVGALLGGFKKK
- a CDS encoding type II toxin-antitoxin system RelE/ParE family toxin, with the translated sequence MYRVFETDNFLEWLDNLKDLSTRIRLARRLDRARLGNLGDIKALSDGIYEMREKFGPGWRMYYVLRGKTIIVMLGGGDKSSQSNDIKAAKRLAKQLED